Proteins encoded by one window of Sphingosinicella sp. BN140058:
- a CDS encoding BLUF domain-containing protein: MDFTATSRSGRGFAPKVFPGPRRAAAREGERKVLGLKSLLYASASALAPGDEQAEIERIVTSARMRNSRLGITGTLVFTKTSFAQILEGPNEAVDSLMERIAKDPRHDQVTVVDTIEADARLFDGWSLSYSGASRYVDKHIAPLLDGGGREEAQQLRRLMKALAAVA, encoded by the coding sequence GTGGATTTCACTGCAACTTCTCGCTCCGGCCGTGGTTTTGCTCCGAAAGTTTTTCCCGGCCCTCGACGAGCGGCGGCGCGGGAAGGGGAACGAAAGGTCCTTGGTTTGAAGTCGCTTCTCTACGCGAGTGCCAGTGCGCTCGCGCCCGGCGATGAACAGGCGGAAATCGAGCGGATCGTTACGTCCGCGCGCATGCGCAACTCGCGCCTCGGAATCACCGGAACGCTCGTCTTCACCAAAACCAGTTTCGCGCAGATCCTGGAGGGGCCCAATGAGGCGGTCGACAGCTTGATGGAGCGTATCGCCAAGGATCCTCGCCACGATCAGGTCACCGTCGTGGACACGATCGAGGCGGACGCGCGGCTGTTCGACGGTTGGTCGCTCTCTTACTCCGGCGCGTCCCGTTACGTCGACAAGCATATCGCACCGTTGCTCGACGGCGGCGGTCGGGAAGAGGCGCAACAGCTGCGGAGACTCATGAAGGCACTCGCCGCGGTGGCGTGA
- the rfbA gene encoding glucose-1-phosphate thymidylyltransferase RfbA, which translates to MRKGLILAGGAGTRLHPITFVTSKQLMPVYDKPMIYYPLSVLMLAGIREILIITTPHDQPAFRRLLGDGRQWGLDLHYAVQETPRGLADAFLVGQAFLDGAPSALILGDNIFYGHDLAGLLRRADQRPSGATVFGYHVAEPERYGVVSFDKDGKVVSLEEKPQRPESNYAVSGLYFYDERVIEYAGVIAPSQRGELEITDVNRLYLEAGALNVEIMGAGYAWLDTGTHASLLDAALFTKIIEDRQGLKICCPEEVAWRMGYIDAAQLVRLAEPLQKSGYGDYLLGLLQGGRSR; encoded by the coding sequence GTGCGAAAGGGGCTGATACTTGCCGGCGGTGCGGGGACGCGGCTGCACCCGATTACCTTCGTCACGAGCAAGCAGCTCATGCCCGTCTACGACAAGCCGATGATCTATTACCCGCTGTCAGTGCTCATGCTGGCGGGAATCCGGGAGATCCTGATCATCACGACGCCGCATGATCAGCCGGCATTCCGGCGTCTTCTGGGCGACGGCAGGCAATGGGGCCTGGATCTTCATTACGCGGTGCAAGAGACACCGCGCGGGCTCGCCGACGCATTTCTGGTCGGCCAGGCGTTTCTGGATGGCGCCCCGAGCGCCCTCATCCTTGGCGACAACATCTTCTACGGCCACGATCTTGCGGGACTGTTGCGGCGGGCCGATCAGAGGCCGTCCGGGGCGACGGTGTTCGGCTACCATGTCGCCGAGCCGGAACGCTACGGCGTGGTCTCGTTCGACAAGGACGGCAAGGTGGTGTCGCTCGAGGAAAAGCCGCAACGACCCGAATCCAATTACGCGGTCAGCGGCCTCTATTTCTACGACGAGCGAGTCATCGAATATGCCGGCGTCATCGCTCCCTCGCAGCGAGGCGAACTGGAGATTACCGACGTCAACAGGCTCTACCTGGAGGCCGGCGCGCTCAACGTCGAGATCATGGGGGCTGGCTATGCGTGGCTCGACACCGGAACCCACGCATCGCTCCTCGACGCAGCCCTTTTCACCAAGATCATCGAAGACCGCCAAGGCCTGAAGATCTGCTGTCCGGAAGAAGTCGCCTGGCGGATGGGCTATATCGACGCCGCCCAACTCGTGCGCCTCGCGGAGCCGCTGCAGAAGAGCGGTTATGGCGATTACCTGCTCGGGCTGCTGCAGGGGGGACGCAGCCGGTGA
- a CDS encoding aldo/keto reductase — MTRISLPAYGMGCAAIGNLYLPVSDDEALRTVAAAWRAGIRYFDTAPHYGFGLSESRLGAALAVLDQKGEAVVSTKVGRLLDPVEQSAGERHGFVDAAPFEPRFDYGRDAILRSFEESLGRLQRSRIDILLAHDLGPLTHGPESDRHLRDFLAGGYAAMQTLRDQGAAGAIGIGVNETEICVEMLERVDLDFILLAGRFTLLDQSALDRLLPLCRQKGVKLIVGGPYNSGILAQSTRIVRDLRYDYRAPPESVLLNAAAIEAVCERHDVPLPVAALRFPFCDPCVASVIPGLAGEEQVEEMMERLAYPIPDALWTALKTEGLVRTPRPEPVGLP, encoded by the coding sequence ATGACCCGGATTTCGCTTCCGGCCTACGGCATGGGCTGTGCCGCCATCGGCAACCTGTACCTCCCGGTCAGCGACGACGAGGCCTTGCGTACGGTCGCCGCAGCGTGGCGCGCGGGGATCCGCTATTTCGACACCGCACCGCATTACGGCTTCGGTCTGTCCGAGAGCCGACTTGGCGCAGCGCTGGCGGTGCTCGACCAGAAGGGAGAGGCCGTCGTCTCGACCAAGGTCGGCCGTCTGCTCGACCCTGTCGAGCAATCTGCCGGCGAGCGTCACGGCTTCGTCGACGCGGCACCGTTCGAACCCCGCTTCGATTACGGACGGGACGCAATCCTGCGCAGTTTCGAGGAGAGCCTCGGTCGTCTCCAACGCAGCCGGATCGACATCCTTCTCGCGCACGATCTCGGCCCGCTCACCCACGGACCCGAAAGCGATCGGCATCTGCGCGATTTCCTGGCCGGCGGCTACGCGGCGATGCAGACGTTACGCGATCAGGGCGCGGCCGGAGCGATCGGGATCGGCGTCAACGAGACGGAGATCTGCGTCGAGATGCTGGAGCGAGTCGACCTCGATTTCATTCTGCTCGCCGGCCGCTTCACCCTGCTCGATCAAAGCGCCCTCGATCGCTTGCTGCCCCTGTGCCGGCAAAAAGGCGTGAAGCTGATCGTCGGCGGCCCGTACAATAGCGGCATTCTCGCGCAGTCCACCCGCATCGTGCGCGACCTGCGCTACGATTATCGCGCGCCGCCGGAGAGCGTCCTGCTCAATGCCGCCGCGATCGAGGCGGTGTGCGAACGCCATGATGTGCCGCTCCCTGTCGCGGCGCTGCGATTTCCTTTCTGCGATCCTTGCGTCGCGAGCGTCATCCCGGGCCTGGCCGGCGAGGAACAAGTGGAGGAGATGATGGAGCGGCTCGCTTACCCCATCCCCGACGCGCTCTGGACGGCACTGAAGACGGAGGGGCTCGTCCGCACACCGCGACCCGAACCGGTCGGCCTGCCATGA
- a CDS encoding SDR family oxidoreductase, protein MPPHRCCEARGVSGRLSGKIAVVTAAAQGIGRASAELFAAEGAIVHAVDINQDALRAVDGCTPHFADLTDAAAVAALREAVGPVDILFNCAGFVHSGTILDCDEEAWAFSNAINVTAMYRTIRAFLPAMLERGGGSIVNMSSIASSVKGIPNRFAYGATKAAVIGLTKAVAADFVQHGIRCNAICPGTVDTPSLQQRLRDTGDYEAAREAFVGRQPMGRLGRAEELAALALYLASDESAFTTGAVHVIDGGWVN, encoded by the coding sequence ATGCCTCCCCACCGCTGCTGCGAGGCACGCGGCGTGAGCGGCCGTCTCTCCGGCAAGATCGCCGTGGTCACCGCGGCGGCCCAGGGCATCGGCCGCGCTTCGGCGGAATTGTTCGCCGCCGAGGGGGCGATCGTCCACGCTGTCGACATCAACCAGGACGCGCTGAGGGCGGTGGACGGCTGCACGCCACACTTCGCCGATCTTACCGATGCGGCGGCGGTGGCCGCCTTGCGAGAAGCGGTGGGCCCTGTGGACATCCTGTTCAACTGCGCCGGCTTCGTCCACTCGGGCACGATCCTCGACTGCGACGAGGAGGCCTGGGCATTCTCGAACGCGATCAACGTGACCGCCATGTACCGGACGATCCGCGCCTTCCTGCCGGCCATGCTCGAGCGCGGCGGCGGCTCGATCGTCAACATGTCGTCGATCGCCAGCTCGGTGAAGGGCATTCCCAACCGCTTCGCCTATGGGGCCACCAAAGCCGCGGTGATCGGATTGACGAAGGCCGTCGCCGCCGATTTCGTCCAGCACGGCATCAGGTGCAACGCAATCTGCCCAGGAACCGTGGACACGCCCTCGCTCCAGCAACGGCTCCGCGATACCGGGGACTATGAGGCGGCTCGCGAAGCCTTCGTAGGTCGTCAGCCGATGGGACGGCTCGGACGGGCGGAGGAGCTCGCCGCCTTGGCGCTCTATCTCGCCAGCGACGAGTCCGCATTCACCACCGGCGCGGTCCATGTCATCGACGGCGGCTGGGTCAATTGA
- the fucP gene encoding L-fucose:H+ symporter permease: MVADGGRGNKGGLAMGLIVSLFFLWGMANNLNDVLIPHFRKAFALSDLASGLVQSAFYLGYFLVAIPAALFMQRYGYKNAVIFGLGLYGAGALLFVPAAHAQSYLFFLAALFVIAGGLAFLETAANPMVASLGPAEDAERRLNFAQAFNPLGSIAGIVIGSTFILSGIERTPEELAAMGPAAVEAWRAQEAAAVRTPYLIIGLGVLFWALLIALTRFPAVAGRSRESHLGSGGGAFRQLFRRPLYLSGVFAQFCYVGAQVGLWSYTIRYVQAELPGTPEKRAADLLIVALVLFMAGRFTGTMLMKRTDPLRLLAWFAAINAALVLVAAVVGGMAGVVALTLASFFMSIMFPTIFAASLRGLGPLTKLGSSLIVMAIIGGAVLTAAMGLLSDLTGTIRLAMLVPSAAFVAVILFARKSAGAAA, from the coding sequence ATGGTCGCTGACGGCGGGCGCGGGAACAAGGGGGGCTTGGCCATGGGCCTCATCGTCAGCCTGTTCTTCCTCTGGGGCATGGCGAACAATCTGAACGATGTGCTGATCCCGCATTTCCGCAAGGCGTTCGCGCTCTCAGACCTGGCATCCGGGTTGGTGCAGTCGGCTTTCTATCTCGGCTATTTCCTGGTCGCCATTCCCGCCGCCTTGTTCATGCAGCGCTACGGCTACAAGAATGCGGTAATTTTCGGTCTCGGCCTGTATGGCGCCGGGGCGCTCCTGTTCGTGCCGGCAGCTCATGCCCAGAGCTACTTGTTCTTCCTGGCGGCCTTGTTCGTGATCGCCGGTGGGCTCGCCTTCCTCGAGACCGCAGCCAATCCGATGGTGGCTTCGCTCGGGCCCGCGGAAGATGCCGAACGGCGTCTCAACTTCGCGCAAGCGTTCAATCCGCTCGGCTCCATTGCCGGCATCGTCATCGGCAGTACCTTCATTCTCTCCGGTATCGAGCGAACGCCCGAGGAGTTGGCTGCGATGGGCCCCGCGGCGGTCGAAGCGTGGCGCGCACAGGAAGCAGCCGCGGTGCGCACGCCGTATCTGATCATCGGTCTCGGCGTGCTGTTCTGGGCCCTGCTGATCGCCCTTACCCGTTTTCCCGCGGTCGCGGGACGTTCGCGGGAGTCTCATCTCGGCAGCGGCGGCGGAGCGTTCCGCCAGCTCTTCCGCCGTCCGCTCTACCTGTCGGGCGTGTTCGCGCAATTCTGCTATGTGGGAGCCCAAGTGGGCCTGTGGAGCTACACCATTCGCTATGTGCAGGCTGAGCTCCCCGGCACCCCCGAAAAGCGGGCCGCCGATCTCCTCATAGTCGCACTGGTCTTGTTCATGGCCGGCCGGTTCACGGGTACGATGCTGATGAAAAGGACCGATCCCTTGCGTCTGCTCGCCTGGTTCGCGGCCATCAACGCGGCCTTGGTACTGGTCGCCGCTGTTGTCGGCGGCATGGCCGGCGTCGTTGCGCTGACCCTGGCCAGCTTCTTCATGTCAATCATGTTTCCGACCATCTTCGCGGCGTCGCTGCGTGGCCTCGGACCTTTGACCAAGCTCGGCTCGTCGCTGATCGTCATGGCGATCATCGGCGGGGCGGTGCTCACCGCAGCGATGGGACTTTTGTCCGACCTCACCGGCACGATCCGTCTTGCCATGCTCGTGCCAAGCGCCGCGTTCGTCGCCGTGATCCTGTTTGCGCGCAAGTCCGCGGGGGCCGCCGCATGA
- a CDS encoding GNAT family N-acetyltransferase — MLPKLIPFAIEHFEILSSWFDCEADLVRWGGPSLRFPLAADQLQAMIDEGEGPRPERLCWMAAFGDTMVGHAQLVFDWRNDSARLARVAIAPQTRGQGLAAPMLRIVVARAFSFPELQRLELNVYANNVPAIRAYRRLGFVAEGTRRASTRVGNERWDTALMAMLRPEWERAGPQLCDGAPTGSGA, encoded by the coding sequence ATGTTGCCGAAGCTGATCCCATTCGCCATCGAACATTTCGAGATCCTCTCCAGCTGGTTCGATTGTGAAGCGGACCTCGTCCGCTGGGGCGGGCCATCCCTTCGCTTTCCCTTGGCCGCGGACCAGCTCCAGGCGATGATCGACGAGGGCGAGGGGCCTCGTCCAGAGCGACTGTGCTGGATGGCGGCTTTTGGCGACACGATGGTCGGCCACGCACAGTTGGTCTTCGACTGGCGGAACGACAGCGCGCGGCTGGCACGGGTCGCGATTGCGCCGCAAACTCGTGGTCAGGGGCTTGCGGCGCCGATGCTTCGCATCGTCGTTGCACGGGCCTTCAGTTTCCCGGAGCTTCAACGACTGGAGCTGAACGTCTACGCGAACAACGTGCCGGCGATCCGCGCCTACCGACGCCTCGGCTTTGTCGCCGAGGGCACTCGACGTGCGTCGACACGCGTCGGCAACGAGCGGTGGGATACAGCGCTCATGGCCATGCTGCGGCCCGAATGGGAGCGCGCCGGTCCCCAATTATGTGACGGAGCTCCGACCGGCAGCGGGGCGTGA
- a CDS encoding RcnB family protein — translation MKTLKTLVLATVAASVVAVPVAAEAAPYGRRDNGRIERIETKRVVQHDNGRKVVKVKQVRRDDRVGARSFRKGERFDSRYARNYRVINNPRAYRLYDAPRGYRWVQSNNDAVLVAITSGIIGAVLGNAF, via the coding sequence ATGAAGACCCTCAAGACGCTCGTTCTCGCCACCGTTGCGGCATCCGTGGTCGCGGTTCCCGTCGCCGCCGAGGCGGCGCCTTATGGCCGCCGGGACAATGGCCGGATCGAGCGGATCGAGACTAAACGTGTCGTCCAGCACGACAACGGCCGCAAGGTGGTCAAGGTGAAGCAGGTTCGCCGCGACGACCGCGTCGGTGCCCGCAGCTTCCGCAAGGGCGAGCGTTTCGACAGCCGCTATGCGCGCAACTACCGGGTGATCAACAATCCGCGTGCCTACCGGCTCTACGACGCGCCGCGCGGCTATCGCTGGGTCCAGTCGAACAATGATGCGGTGCTGGTCGCGATCACCAGCGGCATCATCGGCGCGGTGCTCGGCAACGCCTTCTGA
- a CDS encoding L-rhamnose mutarotase, which translates to MSRHVLFLDLVDEPELVAAYEAHHAPGGVPAEILESIRAAGIEQMEIYRSGNRLVMIMDTGQNYDPAEKAKADRANPAVLAWERLMDRFQTPLPWARPGEKWLAGKAIFTLNPASAAT; encoded by the coding sequence GTGTCGCGTCACGTCCTCTTTCTGGATCTGGTCGACGAACCGGAACTCGTCGCCGCCTATGAAGCGCATCATGCGCCGGGGGGCGTTCCCGCCGAGATCCTGGAGAGCATCCGCGCCGCGGGCATCGAGCAGATGGAAATCTACCGCTCGGGCAACCGGCTGGTGATGATCATGGACACCGGTCAGAATTACGATCCCGCCGAGAAGGCAAAGGCAGACCGTGCCAACCCCGCCGTGCTCGCCTGGGAACGTCTGATGGATCGGTTCCAGACACCCTTGCCCTGGGCCCGACCGGGCGAGAAGTGGCTGGCCGGCAAAGCCATATTCACGCTGAACCCAGCCTCCGCCGCCACTTGA
- a CDS encoding amidohydrolase gives MIDTHVHVWRLGRNGCTWPSAADGPLHRDFVLDDYWATAGVCGIKEAILVQSQEAASDTEWLLEIAADDDRIAAVVGWADIAGADAPRRVQALAACPKLAGLRPMVQHRPAGYYDDPDLAAGLAAVADAALSLDALVREEHLPALGRLAARLPLRIIVDHAAKPRIGDSNGLSAWRERIAPLADHDHVAVKLSGLLTECGGARQDAIVPYVDALIGLFGSDRVLWGSDWPVINAVSDYAAWQAQAVALVPQAAHDGIFSANARRWYRLKSQVTA, from the coding sequence ATGATCGACACCCACGTCCATGTCTGGCGGCTGGGGCGCAACGGCTGCACCTGGCCAAGCGCTGCAGACGGTCCGCTCCATCGGGACTTTGTGCTCGATGACTATTGGGCAACGGCAGGAGTCTGCGGGATCAAGGAGGCAATTCTCGTCCAAAGCCAGGAAGCCGCGTCCGACACCGAATGGCTACTCGAGATTGCCGCGGACGATGACCGGATCGCAGCCGTGGTCGGCTGGGCGGATATCGCGGGCGCCGATGCCCCTCGCCGCGTTCAGGCTCTGGCGGCGTGCCCGAAGCTCGCCGGCCTTCGCCCGATGGTCCAGCATCGGCCGGCAGGTTACTACGATGACCCCGATCTTGCAGCGGGACTTGCCGCCGTCGCGGATGCCGCCCTCAGCCTCGATGCCTTGGTGCGGGAAGAGCATCTGCCCGCATTGGGGCGGCTCGCCGCCCGCCTGCCGCTCCGCATCATCGTCGATCACGCCGCCAAGCCGCGCATCGGCGATAGCAACGGTCTGTCCGCATGGCGCGAACGCATTGCCCCGCTTGCGGATCATGATCATGTGGCCGTGAAGCTGTCCGGGCTGCTGACCGAGTGCGGAGGCGCTCGACAGGACGCAATCGTCCCTTATGTCGACGCATTGATTGGCTTATTCGGATCGGATCGGGTCCTCTGGGGAAGCGATTGGCCAGTGATTAACGCCGTTTCCGATTATGCCGCCTGGCAGGCGCAAGCGGTCGCACTGGTCCCGCAAGCGGCGCATGACGGGATATTCTCGGCCAATGCCCGTCGCTGGTATCGGTTGAAGTCGCAGGTGACGGCATGA
- a CDS encoding UxaA family hydrolase: MFNAYLRSDGRKGIRNVVAVAYLVECAHHVARRIVDKADDPDVHLIGFPGCYPNAYATKIMRAIANHPNVGGMVIVSLGCESFDREGLRDVIAASGRPVELLVIQQAGGTAATIQAGLEAVERVRSAADATPRAPMSIDELVVGTICGGSDGTSGITANPAVGRAFDRLVAEGATCIFEETGELVGCETIMAERAITQELGAAIEACVAKAETYYAAMGFGSFAPGNAEGGLTTIEEKSMGAYSKSGSSPISGIIKPGDVPPTGGLFLLDVVPDGDPRWGFPNISDNAEIVELIACGAHLTLFTTGRGSVVGSAIAPVIKICANPETARRLAADMDVNAGRILDGEATLAEVGDEIYAEVVAVAGGARTVSEALGHQEFILTYKAFEPIGPSCLPTAAARHAA; this comes from the coding sequence ATGTTCAATGCTTATCTTCGCTCCGACGGACGCAAGGGTATCCGCAACGTGGTCGCGGTCGCCTACCTCGTCGAATGTGCCCATCATGTCGCCCGGCGCATCGTCGACAAGGCGGACGATCCCGACGTGCATCTCATCGGCTTCCCCGGCTGCTACCCGAATGCCTACGCGACCAAGATCATGCGCGCCATCGCCAACCACCCGAACGTGGGCGGCATGGTAATCGTCTCGCTGGGCTGCGAGAGCTTCGATCGCGAGGGCTTGCGGGACGTCATCGCGGCGAGCGGTCGTCCGGTCGAGTTGCTCGTCATTCAGCAGGCCGGAGGCACCGCGGCGACGATACAGGCAGGGCTGGAGGCAGTCGAACGGGTCCGAAGCGCCGCCGATGCAACACCGCGAGCTCCGATGAGCATCGACGAGCTCGTCGTAGGTACGATCTGCGGCGGATCCGACGGCACCAGCGGCATCACCGCAAATCCGGCGGTCGGCCGCGCCTTCGATCGGCTGGTCGCAGAGGGCGCCACCTGCATCTTCGAGGAGACCGGCGAGCTCGTCGGCTGCGAGACGATCATGGCCGAGCGGGCGATCACCCAAGAACTCGGCGCCGCGATCGAGGCGTGCGTCGCCAAGGCGGAGACCTATTATGCCGCAATGGGGTTCGGCAGCTTCGCGCCAGGCAATGCCGAAGGCGGCCTGACCACGATCGAAGAAAAATCGATGGGTGCCTATTCCAAATCGGGCTCGTCGCCGATCAGCGGCATCATCAAGCCGGGCGATGTTCCGCCCACCGGAGGTCTGTTCCTTCTCGACGTCGTTCCCGACGGCGATCCTCGCTGGGGTTTCCCGAACATCTCCGACAATGCCGAAATCGTCGAGCTCATCGCCTGCGGTGCGCACCTCACCTTGTTCACCACCGGGCGCGGCTCGGTGGTCGGCTCCGCAATCGCGCCCGTGATCAAAATCTGCGCCAATCCGGAAACCGCACGCCGCCTCGCCGCCGACATGGACGTCAATGCGGGCCGGATCCTCGACGGCGAGGCGACCCTCGCCGAGGTCGGCGATGAGATTTACGCCGAGGTCGTTGCCGTCGCGGGAGGTGCGCGCACCGTTTCCGAAGCTTTGGGCCACCAGGAATTCATCCTAACCTACAAGGCCTTCGAGCCGATAGGCCCGTCATGCCTCCCCACCGCTGCTGCGAGGCACGCGGCGTGA
- a CDS encoding antibiotic biosynthesis monooxygenase: protein MICRMWKGWTTIQNAPAYERVVRGEVIPGIEAMKIPGFRHIDLMRRDAGTEVEFQTIMWFDSLEAITAFVGPDAEVSHVPAAARAVLTHFDARAAHFTVIDRRPQ from the coding sequence ATGATCTGCAGGATGTGGAAGGGGTGGACGACGATCCAGAACGCCCCTGCCTATGAGCGTGTGGTTCGGGGCGAGGTGATACCGGGCATCGAGGCGATGAAGATACCCGGCTTCCGCCACATCGATCTGATGCGGCGCGACGCCGGCACGGAAGTCGAATTCCAAACGATCATGTGGTTCGACAGCCTGGAGGCGATCACGGCCTTCGTCGGGCCGGATGCCGAGGTGAGTCACGTCCCCGCGGCGGCGCGTGCGGTACTGACGCACTTCGACGCGCGAGCTGCCCATTTCACGGTGATCGACCGCCGCCCGCAATAA